The genomic stretch TCGGGCCGCCCGGTCTGGATCAGCATTTCGCCCCAGTAAAACCGCGCACTGCCATCGGTGTCGTCAATGTTCAGCGCCCGGCGCAGGGCGTCTTCGGCTGCGGGCGAGACATAGCCACCTGCCGCAAAGATCAGCAATTCGGCCTGTGTGGTCAGATCGGCCACAGTCACATCGTCGCCTTTCAGCCGCAGAACCACGGCCTGCGCCTTGGCGGCCTGTGCAAAATTGCCCAGCCGTGCTTCGGTCTGGGCCAGCAGAACATGCCCTTGCAGATCATCGGGGCGCTGGGCCACGGCGCTGCGCAACTGGTCGATCAGCGCGGCGTATTCCGGGTTTTCCTCTTGTGCCTGTGGTGCGTCGGGCTGCGCCGCTTCGGCCTGCGCCTGCGTGGGCCGCTCGGCGCGCCGCTCTGCGGCCATTGCGATGCGCGCTTGCAGGCGCTGGTCTGCATAGCCCAAAGCACCCAGCTGCCAGTACAACACAGCGCTGCCCGCCAGCAACAGCACAGCCAGTCCCAAGGCCAGCGCTTTGGTGCCGCCTTTGCTCTGGGCGGCATCATCGGGCAGGCGCGCATCGGCATCGGCGGCCAGAATGCGGCGCGACACCTCGGTGCGCACGCGGGCGGCATCCTCGGGGTTGATGGTGCCGCGTGCCAGATCACGCTCTACCTCGGCCAGCTGGTCGCGGTAGACTTGCAGGTCGTATGACGCTGTCGACTGCGCCTGAGCGCGCCCCGCCCGCAATGCCGCTGCCAGCACTACAGACACCACCAGCGCCAGTCCTGCCGCGATAATCCCGAAACCCCAGATGTCCATATCAGCCTTCTTTCGTGTCCCTCGCGGTGTATCCAAGCTGCGGGGGCATAAAAAGAGGCAAAAGGCCGCGCCCGCCCCCGTGTGGTTGCCAATTGGCGTGTGTGTCGCAAATCTGTTAGAAAGTGCCGCGAAGAGTATCCTTTCAGGTTGCACTCTCACTCAATACAGAAACAGCCGAATGCCTTGCCCCGAATCCCGTCAGGACCGTGCCCATGAAACGCTATTCCGCCTTTGCCATCGCCCGCGAGGCCGCGCGCCATCACACAGGATGGGATCGCGCATGGCGCGACGCCGAGCCGAAGAAGAAATACGATGTGATCATCGTGGGCGCAGGCGGTCACGGGCTGGCCACGGCCTATTACCTTGGCAAGAACTTCGGCATCACCAATGTGGCGATCCTGGAAAAGGGCTGGCTGGGGGGCGGCAACACCGGCCGCAACACCACGATCATCCGGTCGAACTATCTGCAGGACCCGTCGGCGGCGATCTACGAGAAATCGCGCAGCCTTTACGAGACGATGAGCCAGGACCTGAACTATAACGTCATGTTCAGCCCGCGCGGCGTGATCATGCTGGCACAGACCCAGCACGAGGTGCGCGGCTATCAGCGCACGGCGCATGCGAACGCGCTGCAAGGGGTCAAGACCGAATTCATCAGCCCCCAACGGGTCAAGGAACTGGTGCCGATCATCAACCTCGACGGTCCGCGCTATCCGGTGCTGGGCGGCCTGTGGCAGGCCCGCGGCGGCACAGCCCGCCACGATGCGGTGGCCTGGGGCTATGCGCGCGCCTGTTCCGACATGGGCATGGATGTGATCCAGCGCTGCGAAGTCACCGGTGTGCGCACCGAAGGCGGCAAGGTGGTCGGCGTCGACACCTCGCGCGGGGCCATCGACTGTGACAAGCTGGGCGGCATCGTTGCGGGCCATTCGGGCCATCTGTGCGAAATGGCGGGCTTCCGTCTGCCGCTGGAATCCGTCGCCCTTCAGGCGCTGGTCAGCGAGCCGATCAAACCCTGCATGGACGTGGTGGTTATGGCCAATACGGTGCACGGCTACATGTCGCAGTCCGACAAGGGCGAGATGGTCATCGGCGGCGGCACCGACGGCTATAACAATTACACCCAGCGCGGAAGCTTCCACCATATCGAGGAAACAGTGCGTGCGCTGGTCGAAACCTTCCCGATGGTCTCGCGGCTGAAAATGCTGCGCCAGTGGGGCGGCATCGTGGATGTGACGGGCGACCGCTCGCCCATCCTGTCAAAGACGCCGGTCGAGGGCATGTTCATCAATTGCGGCTGGGGCACGGGCGGTTTCAAGGCAATTCCCGGCTCGGGCTGGGCCATGGCCGAGCTGATGGCCAAGGGCCATTCGCCGCTGACCGAAGAGTTTTCGATGCACCGCTTCCGCGAGGGCAAGTTTATCGACGAAAGCGTCGCCGCCGGGGTGGCACACTGATGGCAGCATTGGCAGATTTTCGCCGCAGCAAATTGAGGCTCAGGAACCGAACCGAACGTGCCGGCGTTCTCCTTGCAACGTTGATCAAGCAAGGAGACGACCAATGGCCGACTATGAAACGACACGCACCACGACCAATGAGCCTGTCCATTCGACCACGACAACGACCCGTTCGGGCGGCAGCACAGGCGTCGCTTTTGTCGTCGGCGCGCTTGTCGTCGTCGTGGGGGTGCTCGCCTATGTCATATATGGCGGCGATGCCGACACAGCCAGCGGCGCGAATGACATCAACGTCACCATCGAAGGTGCCGGCGACGCGGCACAAGACGCAGGCCAAGCCATCCAGGGCGCTGCCGAAAGCGCAGGCGACGCCGTTGAAGGCGCAGCCGACAGCGTTGGCAACGCAGCCGAAGAAGCCACAACCGGCAACTAAGCGCGCCATCCGCGCGACCTTCGACACGCATCCTGACAGGGGCGCGCGCAGCCATGCGCGCGCCTTTATCATGTCCCCCCATCAAAACGAGGCCCGCCCATGCTGATCCTGACCTGTCCCTGCTGCGGCGTGACCGGCGAAGAGACCGAGTTTCACGCAGGTGGCGAAGCACATCTGAAACGCTTTGGCCCCGGATCGACCGAAGACCAGTTCGAAGAATACCTGTTCATGCGCGAAAACCCGAAGGGCGTGCATTTCGAACGCTGGCGTCACAACAACGGCTGCGGCAAGTGGTTCCACGCCGCGCGCAACACCACCACGCTTGAGGTCTATGGCACGTATGCGGCCCAGACCCATGAACCGCCCCAGGACCTGCGTGACAAGATCAGCGCCAAAGTTCCCGGCTGGTCATGGAGAGAGTTCCAATGACCGATCTTCATCTTGCCCAGAAAACTCCCGCCGGAGGCTCCCGCAGCCACCGCACGCGCAAAGGTCTGAAAACATGAGCACACGTCTTGCCACAGGCGGCCGCCTGCTGAACAAATCCCGCGCCGTGCAGTTTACCTTTAACGGCAAGCACATGAAGGGCTTCGAGGGCGACACGCTGGCCTCGGCCCTGCTGGCCAACGACCAGATGCTTGTGGGCCGCAGTTTCAAATACCACCGTCCGCGCGGTATCGTCGCCAGCGGTGCAGAAGAGCCCAACGGGCTGGTGAACCTCGGGCAGGGTGGGCGTTTCGAGCCGAACCAGCGCGTGACAACCACCGAGTTGTTCGAGGGTCTGAGCGCCAAAAGCCAGAACCACTGGCCCAGCCTTGAATTCGACGTGGGTGCGATCAACGCCCAGATGTCGCGTTTCATGCCCGCCGGCTTCTATTACAAGACATTCATGTATCCGCGCCCCTTGTGGAAACACGTTTACGAACCCTTCATTCGCAAGGCTGCCGGTCTTGGTGCCGCGCCCACAGAACGTGACGTGGACACCTACGAGCATTTCTATGCCTTCTGTGATGTGCTGGTGATTGGCGGCGGCGTGGCGGGCCTTCAGGCGGCCAGGGCCGCGGCAGACACCGGCGCGCGTGTGATGTTGATCGAACAGACCGCCCATTGGGGCGGGCGCGCACCCGTGGACGGCGGCAAGGTTGCCGGCAAGCCTGTGGATAACTTCGTGGATGAAACCGTAGCCGCTTTGCAGGCCATGGAAAATGTCACGTTGCGCCGCCGCATGATGGGGGCGGGTGTTTATGACCATGGCTATGTTCTGGGCTACGAGCGTTTGAGTGATCACGCGCCCGGAACAACCGGACCACGCCACCGTTTGTGGCGCATCCGTGCGGCGCAGATCGTGACCGCGACAGGGGCCATCGAACGCCCGCTCAGCTTTGCCGGAAACGACATTCCCGGCGTCATGCTGGCCTCGGCCGTGCGCGACTATGTGACCAATTTCGGGGTGTCGCCGGGCGACCGCACAGTTGTTGTGACCAACAACGACAACGCTTACCTTACGGCAATCGCCTTGAAACACGCGGGTTTGGACGTTCCGGCCATCCTCGATGCGCGGGTTCTGCCCACCGACAGCGCGCTGATGGAGCAGGCCAAGGCCTTGGGCATCCGGGTGCTGATGGGACACGGTGTTTCGACTGTTATGGGCGGCAAGCGCGTCAGCGGTGTCGCGGTCTGTTCGCAAGCCGGCGAAGGCGCGGTTCTGGAAGAGATCCCCTGTGACGTCGTGGCCATGTCCGGCGGCTGGTCGCCGGTGGTGCACCTGTGGTCGCATTGCGGTGGCAAACTGGTCTGGGACGGGGCGCAGGCCGCGTTCAAACCGGATGTGGACAAAGCGCCGACAGGGGCCGACGGCAAACCCTTTGTGACCGCCGCAGGCAGTGCCAGTGGCGCGCTGTTGCTGGGCGATGTGCTGGCCGATGCCGATGCCGCGGGCAAGGCCGCAGCAACCGCTGCGGGCCACAAGCCGGGCCGCAGCGCTGCCAAGGCCCCCGAAGGCAGCCATGCCCCCGAGGCTCCGATGGCGCCGGTCTGGCTGATGCCCCACGGAGCGGGCATCAAACTGCGCAGCAAGGCGTGGCTGGACTATCAGAACGACGTGAAAGTCAGCGATGTGCAACTGGCTGCCCGCGAAGGGTTCCAGTCGGTCGAACACGCCAAGCGCTATACCACGCTGGGCATGGCAACCGATCAGGGCAAGCTGAGCAACATCAACGGTCTGGCGATCCTGTCGGACAGTCTGAACCAGCCGATCCCGCAGACGGGAACAACCACCTTCCGCCCGCCCTATACCCCGATTTCCATGGGGGCGATCGGCGGCGAGGCGCGCGATGCGGTGTTCCAGCCGTTGCGGCGCACACCCATGCACGACTGGCACGACGAAAACGGCGCCGAATGGGAACCTGTCGGCCAGTGGCGTCGCCCCTATGCCTATGTGCGCAGCGGCGAAAGCACCCATGACGCGGTGATGCGCGAAACCAAGAACACCCGCGACAACCTGGGCCTGCTGGACGCCAGCACGCTGGGCAAGATCATCGTGCGCGGGCCGGACGCGGGCAAGTTTCTGGACATGATGTACACCAACATGATGTCCAACCTGAAACCGGGCAAATGCCGCTATGGTCTGATGTGCGACGAGAACGGCTTTTTGATCGACGATGGCGTGGTTGCACGCATCGACGAGCAAACCTGGCTGTGCCACACCACCACCGGCGGCGCCGAGCGCATCCATGGCCACATGGAAGAATGGCTGCAAACCGAATGGTGGGACTGGCAGGTCTATGTGGCCAATGTCACCGAGCAATATGCCCAGATCGCGGTTGTGGGTCCCAACGCCCGCGCAGCACTTGAGCGTTTGGGCGGCATGGATGTCAGCGCCGATGCGCTCGGCTTCATGGACTGGGCCGACGGCACGCTCGGCGGCTTTGACGTGCGGGTCTATCGCATTTCGTTCTCGGGCGAGCTGAGCTATGAAATCGCGGTTCCGGCGTCGCAGGGCCAAGCCCTGTGGGATGCGCTGATGGCTGTGGGGGCTGATCTGGGTGTGATGCCTTATGGCACCGAATGCCTGCACATTCTGCGCGCTGAAAAAGGGTTTATCATGATCGGTGATGAATCCGACGGCACGATTATTCCTCAGGACCTGGGCCTGCACTGGGCGATTTCCAAGAAGAAAGAGGACTTTATCGGCAAACGGGGGCAGGAACGCAGCCACATGGTTGATCCGTCCCGCTGGCAGCTGGTGGGGCTGGAAACCGTCGACGGTTCGACATTGCCCGACGGGGCCTATGCCGTGGCCGATGGCACCAACGCGAACGGGCAGCGCGAAACACAGGGCCGCGTCACCTCGACCTATCATTCGCCGAATCTGGAGCGTGGCATTGCCATGGGGCTGGTGTTGAACGGGCCGGACCGCATGGGTGAGGTTCTGAGCTTCCCGGGCACCGATGGCACTGAATACAAGGCCAAGATCGTCAGCCCCGTGTTCTATGACCCCGAAGGGAACAAGCCGAATGTCTAATATTGTCAGCGCTTTGAACCAAGCAACCTACACCGGCGGCATCGCCGAGGTGCGCGAGATCGGCCTGCAAGGCATGATCACCCTGCGCGGAGACATGTCCAGCGCGGCCGTCAAATCCGCCGCCACCGGCGTGGCGGGCGTCGACATGCCTGCGCCAAATCATGCCAATTGCGTGGGCCAGCGCGGCATCTGCTGGATGAGCCCGGACGAGTTGCTGGTGCTGTGCCCCTATGAGACGGTCGCGGACAGTCTTGTGAAAATGCGCAAAAGCCTGGCCAAGGCCCATGCGCTGAAGGTCGACGTTTCGGACGCCCGTGCGGTGTTTGACCTGAGCGGTCCAAATGCGCGTGAAGTGCTGGCCAAACTGGTGCCGGTCGACCTGTCGCCCGCCGCGTTCAAAGAGGGCATGTTCCGCCGCTCGCGGATGGCGCAGATCCCGGCGGCCTTCTGGCTGCACGCGCCAGACACCTTCCGCATCATCACCTTCCGCAGCAACGCGCAATATGCATTCGATCTGCTGAAAGTGGCGGCACAGCCGGGGTCTGAAGTCGGGTATTTCTAAGCGGGACCAAGGACTGCGCCATGTGGTCCTCGGCGCCTGCTAGAACGGCGCACTATGTGTTTGCGCTGAAGACGCGTCGGGGCGGATGACATTCTAGGAATAATGGGTCCTGTGTCTAAGTTGATATTTTCGGATTTTGGGTCGGTTCCAGCTTGCTT from Pseudosulfitobacter sp. DSM 107133 encodes the following:
- the ccmI gene encoding c-type cytochrome biogenesis protein CcmI, translated to MDIWGFGIIAAGLALVVSVVLAAALRAGRAQAQSTASYDLQVYRDQLAEVERDLARGTINPEDAARVRTEVSRRILAADADARLPDDAAQSKGGTKALALGLAVLLLAGSAVLYWQLGALGYADQRLQARIAMAAERRAERPTQAQAEAAQPDAPQAQEENPEYAALIDQLRSAVAQRPDDLQGHVLLAQTEARLGNFAQAAKAQAVVLRLKGDDVTVADLTTQAELLIFAAGGYVSPAAEDALRRALNIDDTDGSARFYWGEMLIQTGRPDLGFRLWDGLLRAGPEDAPWMAPIRARIDDLAVLAGVNGYTPPQPNLRGPSQQDMDNAAGMTPQERMQMIEGMVSSLSDRLATEGGPATEWARLITALSVLGRQDDARAVLDNARATFDDNRGALDILTGAAEQAGLE
- a CDS encoding sarcosine oxidase subunit beta family protein; translated protein: MKRYSAFAIAREAARHHTGWDRAWRDAEPKKKYDVIIVGAGGHGLATAYYLGKNFGITNVAILEKGWLGGGNTGRNTTIIRSNYLQDPSAAIYEKSRSLYETMSQDLNYNVMFSPRGVIMLAQTQHEVRGYQRTAHANALQGVKTEFISPQRVKELVPIINLDGPRYPVLGGLWQARGGTARHDAVAWGYARACSDMGMDVIQRCEVTGVRTEGGKVVGVDTSRGAIDCDKLGGIVAGHSGHLCEMAGFRLPLESVALQALVSEPIKPCMDVVVMANTVHGYMSQSDKGEMVIGGGTDGYNNYTQRGSFHHIEETVRALVETFPMVSRLKMLRQWGGIVDVTGDRSPILSKTPVEGMFINCGWGTGGFKAIPGSGWAMAELMAKGHSPLTEEFSMHRFREGKFIDESVAAGVAH
- a CDS encoding sarcosine oxidase subunit delta — protein: MLILTCPCCGVTGEETEFHAGGEAHLKRFGPGSTEDQFEEYLFMRENPKGVHFERWRHNNGCGKWFHAARNTTTLEVYGTYAAQTHEPPQDLRDKISAKVPGWSWREFQ
- a CDS encoding sarcosine oxidase subunit alpha family protein encodes the protein MSTRLATGGRLLNKSRAVQFTFNGKHMKGFEGDTLASALLANDQMLVGRSFKYHRPRGIVASGAEEPNGLVNLGQGGRFEPNQRVTTTELFEGLSAKSQNHWPSLEFDVGAINAQMSRFMPAGFYYKTFMYPRPLWKHVYEPFIRKAAGLGAAPTERDVDTYEHFYAFCDVLVIGGGVAGLQAARAAADTGARVMLIEQTAHWGGRAPVDGGKVAGKPVDNFVDETVAALQAMENVTLRRRMMGAGVYDHGYVLGYERLSDHAPGTTGPRHRLWRIRAAQIVTATGAIERPLSFAGNDIPGVMLASAVRDYVTNFGVSPGDRTVVVTNNDNAYLTAIALKHAGLDVPAILDARVLPTDSALMEQAKALGIRVLMGHGVSTVMGGKRVSGVAVCSQAGEGAVLEEIPCDVVAMSGGWSPVVHLWSHCGGKLVWDGAQAAFKPDVDKAPTGADGKPFVTAAGSASGALLLGDVLADADAAGKAAATAAGHKPGRSAAKAPEGSHAPEAPMAPVWLMPHGAGIKLRSKAWLDYQNDVKVSDVQLAAREGFQSVEHAKRYTTLGMATDQGKLSNINGLAILSDSLNQPIPQTGTTTFRPPYTPISMGAIGGEARDAVFQPLRRTPMHDWHDENGAEWEPVGQWRRPYAYVRSGESTHDAVMRETKNTRDNLGLLDASTLGKIIVRGPDAGKFLDMMYTNMMSNLKPGKCRYGLMCDENGFLIDDGVVARIDEQTWLCHTTTGGAERIHGHMEEWLQTEWWDWQVYVANVTEQYAQIAVVGPNARAALERLGGMDVSADALGFMDWADGTLGGFDVRVYRISFSGELSYEIAVPASQGQALWDALMAVGADLGVMPYGTECLHILRAEKGFIMIGDESDGTIIPQDLGLHWAISKKKEDFIGKRGQERSHMVDPSRWQLVGLETVDGSTLPDGAYAVADGTNANGQRETQGRVTSTYHSPNLERGIAMGLVLNGPDRMGEVLSFPGTDGTEYKAKIVSPVFYDPEGNKPNV
- a CDS encoding sarcosine oxidase subunit gamma family protein, whose product is MSNIVSALNQATYTGGIAEVREIGLQGMITLRGDMSSAAVKSAATGVAGVDMPAPNHANCVGQRGICWMSPDELLVLCPYETVADSLVKMRKSLAKAHALKVDVSDARAVFDLSGPNAREVLAKLVPVDLSPAAFKEGMFRRSRMAQIPAAFWLHAPDTFRIITFRSNAQYAFDLLKVAAQPGSEVGYF